The Aquipuribacter hungaricus genome has a window encoding:
- a CDS encoding DnaJ domain-containing protein, with product MTGQDWLEKDFYGVLGVPKTADAAAVKKAYRTLARTHHPDANGGDAASEKRFKEVGEAYSVLSDPEKRQQYDAVRAMRSGARFTAGSGGPGGAGGAGFEDIFGGMFGAGSPGAGRGRAPPGQRRRAVGSGGFDDLLAR from the coding sequence ATGACTGGACAGGACTGGCTCGAGAAGGACTTCTACGGCGTGCTCGGCGTGCCGAAGACCGCCGACGCCGCGGCCGTGAAGAAGGCGTACCGCACGCTCGCCCGCACGCACCACCCCGACGCCAACGGCGGTGACGCGGCGTCGGAGAAGCGGTTCAAGGAGGTCGGCGAGGCCTACTCGGTGCTCTCGGACCCCGAGAAGCGCCAGCAGTACGACGCGGTCCGGGCGATGCGCTCCGGCGCGCGGTTCACCGCGGGCAGCGGCGGGCCGGGCGGCGCCGGCGGCGCAGGCTTCGAGGACATCTTCGGCGGCATGTTCGGCGCCGGGTCGCCCGGTGCCGGCCGCGGTCGCGCCCCCCCCGGGCAGCGCCGCCGCGCGGTCGGGTCGGGGGGGTTCGACGACCTGCTCGCCCGC